A genome region from Bombus terrestris chromosome 10, iyBomTerr1.2, whole genome shotgun sequence includes the following:
- the LOC100643333 gene encoding unconventional myosin-IXb, with product MCFGRVPRAGSCQSGVNTDDSCRKEDEGIVERCWWSWRSYPAGMGMLLPDETYEERSSSSRRSSCPNVLADIDEVEAAKALAAFRKCDEFLKRHGIRPEFFCRHRERLALQTWLLQRSKLSSDASSSNEAVHLQQRLRSLSTELVTLRNRLHVNQPPNNSGPNSGASAPLSKSPEKGGVPSSPAPAVPPRTTLPLSGTLPHGLGHPSGHTLTASAIVHPHVNHAGANTLSHNSTAANNLISDLDPPKRHNRISDDGIVSCVTALGCLRSPPISSIIADVKNAKSNQGQHRCLPKGTAASSGPATSTALDDLIHLPGPLTEDAVLKCLQARFCAKQYHTNVGPILVCINPYTDVRNPLTLTSTRAVPLAPQLNKVVQEAVRQQSETGYPQAIILSGTSGSGKTYASMLLLRQLFDVAGGGPETDAFKHLAAAFTVLRSLGSAKTATNSESSRIGHFIEVQVTDGALYRTKIHCYFLDQTRVIRPLPDEKNYHIFYQMLAGLSHEERVKLNLEGYNLKNLRYLQHGDTRQDEAEDAIRFQAWKACLGVLGIPFLDVVRVLAAVLILGNVGFTDRPGVEVGVIGENELASVAALLGVPPPALLRGLTSRTHNARGQLVKSVCDANMSNMTRDSLAKALYCRTVATIVRRANSLKRLGSTLGTLSSDSNESVHNQAEVTSQHASTIGSSAGGTGSRSMTALNNAVRHATDGFIGILDMFGFEDPKPSQLEHLCINLCAETMQHFYNTHIFKSSIESCRDEGIRCDVEVDYVDNVPCIDLISSLRTGLLSMLDVECSIRGTAESYVAKVKVQHKQNPRLFEPRTVDCRSFGIQHFAGRVTYDASDFLDTNKDVVPDDLVAVFYKHTCSFGFATHLFGSELKALYASDTVPRGVSFRISPTSHTDLLNGDEPISTLTQDFHTRLDNLLRTLVHARPHFVRCIRSNGTETPLHLDRGVTMRQIRSLQVLETVNLMAGGYPHRMRFKAFNARYRLIAPFKQLRRAEEQAVEDTKLILQNAQQLKSKFGASTSWALGKRHIFLSEGIRQQLENLRSETRRKAATVIQSTWRGWRVRRRWPLRKTTIGVTSGIGQKKPQQPTSANTGTVQRNVTTATGTGTGTRPRPQPIAGTPPPDPSEKCADQKMIQQTCTLFGLDLERPPPVPPSRSYTVTGNTKLGYPQTRIMKMPFPEEGEGEVVLLKGETVLVVGASPRRGHLLVEHNNTTLHVPYQFMELKPCNINI from the exons ATGCCTCGTCGTCGAACGAAGCGGTGCATCTCCAGCAACGTCTGAGGAGCTTGAGCACGGAACTGGTGACCCTGAGGAACCGGCTGCACGTGAACCAGCCGCCGAACAATTCAGGGCCGAACAGTGGTGCATCGGCGCCCCTGTCAAAGAGCCCGGAAAAAGGCGGCGTTCCGTCGTCTCCGGCGCCCGCTGTTCCACCGAGGACCACGCTACCGCTTTCCGGCACACTGCCCCACGGCCTCGGTCATCCTTCGGGGCACACGCTGACGGCGTCCGCGATCGTCCATCCGCACGTCAATCACGCCGGCGCGAACACGCTCAGCCACAACTCGACCGCGGCTAATAATTTAATATCCG ATTTGGATCCACCAAAGCGGCACAATAGGATTTCTGACGACGGTATAGTGTCGTGCGTGACGGCGTTGGGCTGTCTACGCTCGCCACCGATCTCGAGCATTATCGCCGACGTGAAAAACGCGAAGAGCAATCAGGGTCAGCACCGATGTCTTCCGAAAGGTACCGCGGCTTCGTCAGGGCCTGCGACCTCCACGGCCTTGGACGACCTCATTCATCTACCTGGACCACTGACGGAGGATGCGGTGCTCAAGTGTCTACAGGCTCGATTCTGTGCCAAACAGTACCAC ACGAACGTGGGCCCCATACTGGTCTGTATCAATCCATATACGGACGTCAGGAATCCATTGACCTTAACGAGCACCAGGGCCGTACCTTTGGCGCCCCAACTGAACAAAGTCGTTCAGGAGGCCGTGCGACAGCAATCGGAAACCGGATACCCCCAGGCCATCATTCTTTCCG GGACCAGTGGTTCCGGGAAGACGTACGCTTCTATGTTGTTACTTAGGCAATTGTTCGACGTGGCTGGAGGTGGTCCAGAAACGGACGCCTTCAAACACTTGGCAGCGGCCTTCACAGTTCTTAGGTCTCTGGGATCTGCAAAGACCGCCACCAACTCGGAGAGTTCTAGGATA GGTCACTTTATAGAGGTCCAGGTTACGGACGGTGCCTTGTACAGAACGAAGATACACTGCTATTTTCTGGACCAAACGCGAGTCATCAGGCCACTACCGGACGAGAAGAATTACCACATATTTTACCAAATGTTAGCCGGCTTGTCGCACGAGGAACGAG TCAAACTTAATTTGGAGGGTTACAATCTAAAGAACCTGAGGTATCTACAGCATGGAGACACTAGGCAGGACGAAGCTGAAGATGCCATTAGGTTCCAAGCGTGGAAGGCTTGTTTAG gtGTGTTAGGTATACCCTTCTTAGATGTAGTGCGAGTATTGGCGGCAGTGTTGATCCTGGGCAACGTTGGTTTCACGGATCGACCGGGAGTCGAGGTCGGTGTCATCGGAGAGAACGAATTAGCCTCTGTCGCGGCTCTTCTAGGCGTGCCACCACCAGCACTGCTTAGAGGACTCACTTCGAGGACGCACAATGCCCGTGGCCAGCTGGTGAAATCGGTCTGCGACGCAAATATG TCTAACATGACCAGGGACTCGCTGGCCAAAGCTCTGTATTGCCGTACCGTCGCTACGATCGTCAGGAGAGCCAACAGCCTGAAGAGGCTAGGTTCCACCCTTGGTACACTTTCGTCGGACTCGAATGAATCTGTTCATAATCAAGCTGAAGTGACCAGTCAACATGCATCCACTATTGGCAGTTCTGCAG GTGGTACCGGTTCCAGAAGCATGACCGCGCTGAACAACGCGGTACGACACGCGACGGATGGCTTCATCGGAATCCTGGACATGTTCGGGTTCGAGGATCCAAAACCAAGTCAACTGGAGCATCTGTGCATCAATTTATGCGCGGAAACCATGCAACATTTCTACAACACGCATATATTTAAGAGCTCGATCGAGAGCTGCCGCGATGAAGGCATTCGATGCGACGTGGAAGTCGACTACGTCGATAACGTGCCATGTATCGATCTCATCTCTTCTCTG AGAACCGGTCTGTTGAGTATGTTGGATGTCGAATGCTCGATTCGTGGTACTGCTGAGAGCTACGTGGCGAAAGTAAAGGTTCAGCACAAACAGAATCCACGGTTGTTCGAACCTAGGACCGTAGATTGCAGGTCATTTGGGATCCAGCATTTCGCTGGCAGAGTTACTTACGATGCTTCCGATTTTCTGG ATACCAATAAGGACGTGGTTCCCGACGATCTGGTAGCCGTATTCTACAAGCACACGTGTAGCTTTGGTTTCGCGACCCATCTGTTTGGCAGCGAACTGAAAGCTCTCTACGCGAGCGATACAGTGCCCAGGGGTGTCAGCTTCAGGATATCGCCCACATCTCACACCGACCT ATTGAACGGAGACGAGCCGATCTCTACGTTAACGCAGGACTTCCACACGAGGCTGGATAATCTCCTGAGGACTTTGGTCCACGCGAGGCCCCACTTTGTCAGGTGCATTAGGAGCAACGGTACCGAGACGCCTCTTCACTTAGACAGAGGCGTGACTATGCGTCAGATACGATCCCTTCAGGTTCTCGAGACGGTGAATCTAATGGCCGGCG GATATCCGCATCGGATGCGTTTCAAGGCGTTCAATGCGAGGTACAGGCTGATCGCGCCGTTCAAACAACTGCGTCGTGCCGAGGAGCAAGCGGTGGAGGATACGAAGCTCATTTTGCAGAACGCACAGCAACTGAAGAGCAAATTCGGCGCGAGTACCAGCTGGGCGCTTGGCAAGAGGCACATCTTCCTCAGCGAGGGCATTAGGCAACAGCTCGAGAACCTACGCTCGGAAACACGCAGGAAAGCCGCCACCGTGATACAG TCCACGTGGAGAGGTTGGCGAGTGCGGAGAAGGTGGCCTTTGAGGAAAACCACTATAGGTGTAACATCTGGTATCGGTCAGAAAAAGCCTCAACAACCCACATCTGCTAACACTGGAACCGTTCAAAGGAACGTTACCACTGCAACGGGTACCGGAACCGGAACAAGACCTAGGCCTCAGCCAATCGCTGGCACGCCACCTCCTGATCCATCGGAGAAGTGCGCAGACCAGAAAATGATCCAGCAAACGTGTACCTTATTCGGATTGGATTTG GAACGACCACCTCCGGTACCGCCCAGCAGATCGTACACCGTGACTGGAAACACAAAGTTGGGCTATCCGCAGACTAGAATCATGAAGATGCCCTTCCCAG AAGAGGGTGAAGGGGAGGTGGTCCTCCTGAAGGGTGAAACGGTTCTGGTCGTGGGTGCGTCTCCCAGGCGAGGTCACCTGCTGGTGGAACACAACAACACCACGCTACACGTGCCCTATCAGTTCATGGAGCTGAAGCCATGTAATATTAACATCTGA